Proteins encoded together in one Anoxybacillus flavithermus window:
- a CDS encoding GNAT family N-acetyltransferase gives MLVRYRKNYEKIAMGLLSFMPNEKDLKQLQQTMKNYETNDDWQLFLWKQDEDFIGIIGVIVREHAVEVQHISVNPSHRHQGIGKQMVKALKELYPNKSLCANDTTAPFLDKCEQ, from the coding sequence ATGCTAGTTCGCTATCGAAAAAACTATGAGAAAATTGCGATGGGTCTTTTGTCGTTTATGCCAAATGAAAAAGACTTAAAGCAGTTGCAACAAACGATGAAAAACTACGAGACAAACGATGATTGGCAGCTGTTTTTATGGAAGCAAGACGAAGATTTTATTGGCATTATCGGTGTGATTGTGCGCGAACATGCGGTTGAAGTGCAACATATTAGCGTTAATCCGTCCCATCGCCACCAAGGGATTGGAAAGCAAATGGTGAAAGCGTTAAAAGAATTGTATCCAAACAAGTCGTTATGTGCCAATGACACGACCGCTCCGTTTTTGGATAAATGTGAACAGTGA
- a CDS encoding DUF309 domain-containing protein, producing MYPRAYIEYLLHFHATRDYFECHEVLEEHWKQTGEHVWVGLIQLAVGMYHYRRGNMIGAKRMFTKAMNVCQREKQAYEALGIHVEQLIALIHTYVERINHGQPYESTCLPIIDASLLHICQQQCDQKGLIWGKKSDMSNEYIIHKHMLRDRSDVIAERERQKQKRQGR from the coding sequence TTGTATCCAAGGGCATATATCGAATATTTACTTCATTTTCACGCTACGCGCGATTATTTTGAATGCCATGAAGTGCTAGAAGAACATTGGAAACAAACAGGCGAACATGTATGGGTCGGCCTCATTCAGCTCGCTGTCGGGATGTATCATTATCGCCGAGGAAATATGATTGGAGCAAAACGAATGTTTACAAAAGCAATGAACGTATGCCAAAGAGAAAAGCAAGCATATGAAGCGCTAGGCATACATGTAGAACAACTCATTGCGCTTATTCATACATATGTAGAGCGAATCAATCATGGACAACCGTATGAAAGCACTTGCTTGCCAATCATTGATGCTTCCTTGTTGCATATATGTCAACAACAGTGCGATCAAAAAGGGCTAATATGGGGGAAAAAAAGCGACATGTCAAACGAATATATCATCCATAAACATATGTTGCGCGACCGAAGCGACGTCATCGCTGAACGCGAACGGCAAAAACAAAAAAGACAGGGACGCTGA
- a CDS encoding segregation/condensation protein A: MNVHYHVKLDQFEGPLDLLLHLIHRYEIDIYDIPVAQITEQYMAYIHAMKELQLDVASEYLVMAATLIEMKSKMLLPKHEETLEDQELFIEEDPREQLMQQLIEYKKFKEAAKQLREREEERALLFTKPPSDLTAYAKNGAPLVLDVDLYDMLGALAKLLRRKKLQKPLHTKVARQEIPIGRRMEEILHILKHGERMNFYDLFPYDDREQIVVTFLALLELMKRNEIIVEQENNFADLYIRRKGDRYE, from the coding sequence ATGAATGTGCATTATCATGTAAAATTAGATCAATTTGAAGGACCGCTTGATTTATTGCTCCATTTAATTCATCGCTATGAAATTGATATTTATGATATTCCTGTGGCACAAATTACAGAGCAATATATGGCTTACATTCACGCGATGAAAGAATTGCAACTTGATGTAGCGAGCGAGTATTTAGTAATGGCGGCAACGCTTATTGAAATGAAAAGTAAAATGTTGTTGCCAAAACATGAAGAAACGCTGGAGGATCAAGAATTATTTATCGAAGAAGACCCGCGTGAGCAATTAATGCAACAGTTAATCGAGTATAAAAAGTTTAAAGAAGCAGCGAAACAGTTGCGCGAGCGAGAAGAAGAGCGAGCGCTTTTATTTACGAAGCCGCCAAGCGATTTAACGGCTTATGCGAAAAACGGTGCACCGCTTGTGCTCGATGTTGATTTGTATGATATGCTTGGGGCGCTCGCGAAATTGTTGCGGCGGAAAAAATTACAAAAACCGCTTCATACGAAAGTAGCGCGTCAAGAAATTCCGATCGGACGACGGATGGAAGAGATTTTACACATATTAAAACATGGAGAGCGAATGAACTTTTACGATTTATTTCCGTATGACGATCGCGAGCAAATTGTCGTGACGTTTTTAGCGTTGCTTGAACTGATGAAACGAAATGAAATTATTGTTGAACAAGAAAACAATTTTGCCGATTTATACATTCGACGAAAAGGTGATCGATATGAATGA
- the scpB gene encoding SMC-Scp complex subunit ScpB: MNELAIMEALLFAAGEEGLTYKQMADVLDIQEERVYELVQQLKHMYDVAERGIMVVEMAGTLQLVTKKQCAPYLQKLVESPTTSSLSQAALETLAIIAYRQPITRAEIEHIRGVKSDKPLQTLLGKALIKEVGRAEGTGRPILYGTTKEFLDYFGLKTLDELPPLPEWDEQEEEREADLFFERLNEQLQEVNE, from the coding sequence ATGAATGAATTAGCGATTATGGAAGCGTTATTGTTTGCGGCGGGCGAAGAAGGATTGACGTATAAACAAATGGCTGATGTGCTTGATATTCAAGAAGAACGTGTATATGAACTTGTGCAACAATTAAAGCATATGTATGACGTAGCGGAGCGTGGCATTATGGTCGTCGAGATGGCAGGAACGCTTCAACTTGTGACGAAAAAACAATGTGCTCCATATTTGCAAAAACTTGTTGAGTCACCAACGACGTCATCGTTGTCACAAGCAGCGCTTGAAACGTTAGCGATCATCGCCTATCGCCAACCGATTACGCGCGCAGAAATTGAGCACATTCGCGGTGTTAAAAGCGATAAACCGCTTCAAACCCTATTAGGAAAAGCGTTAATTAAAGAAGTAGGTCGCGCAGAAGGAACAGGTCGCCCGATTTTATATGGAACGACGAAGGAGTTTTTAGACTACTTTGGCTTAAAGACGTTAGACGAACTTCCTCCTCTTCCAGAATGGGACGAGCAAGAGGAAGAACGCGAAGCCGACTTATTTTTCGAACGTCTAAACGAACAACTGCAAGAAGTGAATGAGTAA
- a CDS encoding threonine aldolase family protein, giving the protein MIDLRSDTLTLPTQEMRNVIAHAIVGDDCYGEDGSVIELEEYCKQLFCVEDALFVPTGTMANQLAIKSQVMEGNEVITEANYHINFYESSSIAMLSRAVLHTCRTEDGILRVEHVDELIHSKPRGPFYASPQLVSIENTINYYQGKIFPFKEIKQLYEFTREKNISLHMDGARLFHAHVAMNIPLSDYAKFVDSLSICFAKGLGAPFGSMLMGKKEMISKARIYRKQFGAGFHQIGMYAAAALHALKHHISHLCTDHLLTKKLAMMLSEIEGLSIDPDAVETNMIFFHVNNLHTNSWQFVDRCKKKGVLLFPWLSDTVRIVVSRNVTEKDIYEAANIIEAVCKELTRGVTYVS; this is encoded by the coding sequence GTGATTGACTTGCGAAGCGATACGTTGACGTTACCGACTCAAGAAATGAGAAATGTTATTGCTCATGCGATAGTTGGTGATGATTGTTATGGAGAAGATGGAAGTGTTATTGAATTGGAGGAATACTGTAAACAATTATTTTGTGTGGAAGACGCTCTATTTGTTCCAACGGGCACAATGGCTAATCAATTAGCTATTAAATCACAAGTAATGGAAGGAAATGAGGTGATTACAGAAGCCAATTATCACATAAACTTTTACGAAAGTTCTTCAATTGCTATGTTAAGTAGAGCTGTTTTGCATACATGTAGAACAGAAGATGGCATTCTAAGAGTCGAACATGTTGACGAATTAATTCATTCTAAGCCTAGAGGTCCTTTTTATGCTTCTCCTCAATTAGTTTCTATCGAGAATACGATTAACTATTATCAGGGAAAAATATTTCCTTTTAAAGAAATCAAACAATTGTATGAGTTCACGAGAGAGAAGAACATATCTTTACATATGGATGGAGCAAGGTTATTTCATGCACATGTAGCGATGAACATTCCATTAAGCGACTATGCAAAATTTGTAGATTCACTTAGTATATGTTTTGCGAAAGGACTTGGTGCTCCGTTTGGATCGATGCTTATGGGTAAAAAAGAAATGATCAGCAAAGCAAGGATTTACAGAAAACAGTTTGGAGCGGGATTTCATCAAATAGGTATGTATGCAGCTGCGGCGTTACATGCTTTAAAGCATCATATATCACATTTGTGTACAGACCATCTGCTTACTAAAAAGTTAGCTATGATGTTATCAGAAATAGAAGGTTTGTCCATTGATCCAGATGCTGTTGAAACAAATATGATCTTTTTTCATGTAAATAATCTTCACACAAACTCATGGCAGTTTGTCGATAGATGTAAGAAAAAGGGGGTGCTTTTATTCCCTTGGTTATCTGACACAGTAAGGATTGTAGTTAGTAGAAATGTTACTGAAAAAGATATATATGAAGCAGCTAATATTATTGAAGCAGTATGCAAAGAGCTGACGAGAGGGGTCACATATGTTTCCTAA
- a CDS encoding MFS transporter, with protein MFPKVNEGVLTFGIRVFNSIGFFVYVPLLSLWLVRIKNLDITEMSVVVAAFTFVSKAGNVLVGGVVNKLGIKNSLIVGLWGSALLLTMLTLIQSYTFIFVIVLLLGISLSLYNVSLKTHISLLGEDERLRAFALLNIAVNVGASIGPLLGGWLLDWNSFGIIIAAIVCYVLAGGVSLLLPRITIEDAEKGIHIVQFVKNSKSTPDFFIFIKFISFSGIFWFLYTQLFTTFPVVSSQHFSGKTIGLFFTVNAMTIIVLQGLYPKIQPKWRIEYWYALALMFITTSYFLLWISHHFWIIFVGVILFSIAEIIWVPTIDHQIVEKKGMLSSSWAFGVSGVLWGVWESIGGFVGLNLYEYVGQKTFFYLAMISAMIFIGYMFHLSYRKMSSFMNKNQVERKDWR; from the coding sequence ATGTTTCCTAAGGTTAATGAGGGAGTTTTAACGTTTGGTATTAGGGTGTTCAATTCCATAGGTTTTTTTGTGTATGTTCCACTACTTTCTTTATGGCTAGTGAGAATAAAAAATCTCGATATTACGGAAATGAGTGTGGTAGTAGCGGCATTTACGTTTGTCTCGAAAGCAGGGAATGTATTGGTTGGGGGAGTTGTTAATAAGCTTGGAATTAAAAATAGCCTTATTGTTGGTTTATGGGGATCGGCTTTGTTGCTCACAATGTTAACGTTGATTCAATCTTACACATTCATCTTTGTCATCGTGTTATTATTGGGAATATCGCTCTCGCTTTATAATGTAAGTTTAAAAACACATATTTCCTTATTAGGGGAAGATGAGCGGTTAAGGGCGTTTGCATTGTTAAATATTGCTGTTAACGTTGGTGCTTCTATTGGTCCTCTTCTAGGTGGATGGTTATTGGATTGGAATTCTTTTGGTATCATCATTGCAGCGATTGTTTGTTATGTTTTGGCCGGAGGTGTTTCGTTACTATTACCTCGTATCACCATTGAGGATGCAGAGAAGGGGATTCATATCGTACAATTCGTTAAAAACAGCAAATCAACTCCCGATTTTTTTATCTTTATAAAATTCATTTCTTTTTCCGGGATATTTTGGTTTTTGTACACACAACTATTTACAACTTTTCCTGTTGTCTCTTCACAACATTTTTCAGGAAAAACGATTGGATTGTTTTTTACGGTGAATGCGATGACGATTATCGTTCTCCAAGGGTTGTATCCAAAAATACAGCCTAAATGGAGAATTGAGTATTGGTACGCACTGGCCTTGATGTTTATCACAACATCTTATTTCTTGCTATGGATTTCACATCATTTTTGGATCATCTTTGTCGGTGTGATCTTGTTCAGCATTGCGGAAATTATTTGGGTGCCTACCATTGATCATCAAATTGTAGAAAAAAAGGGGATGTTAAGCTCTTCGTGGGCCTTCGGAGTATCAGGGGTGCTTTGGGGAGTGTGGGAGTCTATCGGTGGATTCGTTGGTCTGAATCTGTATGAGTATGTTGGACAGAAAACCTTTTTCTATCTAGCTATGATAAGTGCCATGATTTTTATTGGCTATATGTTTCATCTATCATATAGAAAAATGTCTTCCTTCATGAATAAAAATCAAGTAGAAAGAAAGGACTGGCGATGA
- a CDS encoding ATP-grasp domain-containing protein — protein sequence MMHLLFVETNTTGTGTKAMKIAKKLGYKIHFWTMDLEQYESMTDDHPLNFADQVVIIDTYDTERMKEELVRSEVNFSGILAFDDYHLIPVAELASYLGVKGHDIEALKRARYKHITRTYLESQCFSEFLQPPFHIIHHPDEIIDLEISFPCVIKPVDDSGSNGVTICQNRRDLELSLRLEWQRQRNERGYELKRKWLIEEWIEGQEFSAEMLYTIDGWKLISVTKKETYGSHAVECGHVTSPKLNPFYDLEERCKRLLNLLGLNYGAAHIEFFVRGNNLYLVEVNPRLAGDCIPELVELATGVDMVRHVVLQTLGISEEIAITRQRYAAIKFILPVEQGIYQTVSGMEKAQKVAGVKRISIGKLPFKANEIKSSYQRLGSVIAEGDSMENTITSIQEAMDLLEWGIVHE from the coding sequence ATGATGCACTTGTTATTTGTCGAGACGAATACAACAGGCACTGGTACAAAGGCGATGAAAATCGCTAAAAAACTAGGTTATAAAATCCATTTTTGGACGATGGATTTAGAACAATATGAGTCCATGACAGATGACCATCCGCTGAATTTTGCTGATCAAGTCGTTATTATCGATACGTATGATACGGAGCGGATGAAAGAAGAACTAGTACGGTCTGAGGTGAATTTTTCTGGAATCCTCGCTTTTGATGACTACCACTTGATTCCAGTTGCTGAATTAGCGAGTTATTTGGGAGTGAAGGGACATGATATCGAAGCATTGAAAAGGGCACGTTATAAACATATAACGAGAACTTATCTAGAAAGCCAATGTTTTAGCGAGTTTTTGCAACCTCCTTTCCATATTATCCATCATCCTGACGAAATCATAGATTTGGAGATCTCGTTTCCCTGTGTCATCAAACCTGTCGATGATAGTGGAAGTAATGGTGTGACGATTTGTCAAAATCGTCGCGATTTAGAACTATCCCTGCGTCTTGAATGGCAAAGACAGCGTAATGAGCGTGGATATGAGCTGAAAAGGAAATGGTTGATTGAAGAGTGGATTGAAGGACAAGAATTTTCAGCTGAGATGTTGTACACAATTGATGGATGGAAATTAATATCCGTTACGAAAAAAGAAACGTATGGTTCTCACGCTGTTGAATGTGGACATGTAACGAGTCCGAAATTAAATCCTTTTTATGATTTAGAAGAAAGATGCAAAAGGCTACTGAACTTATTGGGATTGAACTATGGAGCAGCACATATAGAATTTTTTGTTCGTGGAAACAACTTATATTTAGTTGAAGTCAACCCTAGGCTGGCTGGTGACTGTATCCCCGAATTAGTAGAATTGGCTACAGGGGTGGATATGGTTAGGCATGTTGTTTTACAAACTCTCGGGATATCTGAAGAGATAGCGATCACTAGACAACGCTATGCCGCCATTAAGTTTATCCTGCCTGTTGAGCAGGGGATATATCAAACGGTTAGCGGGATGGAGAAAGCGCAAAAAGTAGCGGGAGTAAAAAGGATCAGTATAGGAAAGTTGCCTTTTAAGGCCAATGAAATTAAAAGCAGCTACCAAAGATTAGGGTCTGTCATAGCAGAAGGAGATAGTATGGAAAACACAATCACTTCGATACAAGAAGCGATGGATTTATTAGAATGGGGGATTGTGCATGAATAA
- a CDS encoding ATP-grasp domain-containing protein, whose translation MNKYIIILGASRYGAEAAAKCGLKPIIVADQHSSIDKEIAQWVKAIFYVRDIAEKAEVFRVVEEIMNLYQTVELVVSFTELGLETAAYISERLQLPTNSLETVVNTRNKGLMRQILWRDPELRLDVVSGKVSALPKKFPYSRSAIIKPLDGFGSKEINYISNQQEWEKWLKRNQDHPHEWILEPYVKGPEYSVETVSWRGTHFILGITEKQTTGKPHFIETGHIVPARLEQQKVKRIEQVVMKALHLLNVQYGPGHIEIKWDVEEDRPVVIEMHTRPGGDFIPYLHQLASGFNQYELGILSYMNQVPFDVKPIYTKASLVKFFMFPEGALRQIYLATEVNREYIRDWTIYYQVGDHIKKTVDSYTRSAHVIICSSTVEECQRLCDNFVEHLNYQVVQE comes from the coding sequence ATGAATAAATACATCATCATTTTAGGGGCAAGTCGTTACGGGGCGGAAGCAGCGGCTAAATGTGGGTTGAAGCCAATTATTGTGGCGGATCAGCATTCAAGTATTGACAAGGAAATAGCACAGTGGGTCAAAGCCATATTTTATGTTCGTGACATTGCAGAGAAAGCAGAAGTATTTCGTGTTGTTGAGGAAATCATGAATCTATATCAAACAGTGGAGCTTGTCGTAAGTTTTACAGAATTAGGGCTAGAAACAGCTGCTTATATTAGTGAAAGGCTACAATTGCCAACGAATTCACTTGAAACGGTCGTGAATACGAGGAATAAGGGATTGATGCGCCAGATTTTGTGGAGGGATCCAGAATTACGATTAGACGTCGTGAGCGGCAAAGTATCTGCTCTTCCTAAAAAGTTCCCATATTCAAGATCGGCCATCATCAAACCGCTTGACGGATTTGGAAGTAAAGAGATTAATTATATTTCCAATCAACAGGAATGGGAAAAATGGTTAAAGAGAAATCAAGATCATCCTCATGAATGGATCTTAGAGCCGTATGTTAAAGGTCCGGAATATAGTGTGGAGACGGTGTCTTGGAGAGGAACCCATTTCATTTTAGGAATAACTGAAAAGCAAACAACTGGAAAGCCTCACTTTATTGAGACTGGGCATATTGTGCCTGCGAGACTGGAACAACAAAAAGTTAAACGAATTGAACAAGTGGTGATGAAAGCATTGCATTTGTTAAATGTCCAATATGGACCGGGGCATATCGAGATCAAATGGGATGTAGAAGAAGATAGACCAGTAGTGATTGAAATGCATACGAGACCTGGGGGAGATTTTATCCCTTATTTGCATCAATTAGCGTCTGGGTTCAATCAGTATGAGTTGGGAATTTTATCTTATATGAACCAAGTGCCATTTGATGTAAAACCAATTTATACAAAGGCAAGCCTTGTCAAATTTTTTATGTTTCCAGAGGGCGCGTTGCGACAGATTTACCTTGCCACAGAAGTTAATCGAGAATATATCCGAGATTGGACCATCTACTATCAAGTAGGGGATCATATAAAGAAAACAGTGGATTCTTATACACGTTCTGCTCATGTGATTATTTGTTCATCGACAGTTGAAGAATGCCAGCGGTTATGCGACAATTTTGTTGAACATCTGAATTATCAAGTTGTTCAAGAATAA
- a CDS encoding ArsR/SmtB family transcription factor, whose translation MAVYTMEEVNQHCKVELSTSSLFEMMACLRKCYVSSGKMGDETHFPVARFEKFFQQHESLLKKFYGRYEYGAQLAEFLVDLPAPHTFSKLMEYIGRVSPYEFLYYLFGRYLSEKEIEICLTQTDSPLDEVRSKITSLGGFVDDEQLEFAQNYGQYLQELTYLWEQFYRQCYIHVEPVLSPLWSQANERLNAELNELGIEKIVRRLLYDYPIPEQFPTKETKLIKLYPSYFVSPKFILVWGLGELHIIYDMRHCMNEKKLSLSGYQIGMKYDEGRLQYIADISKSLSEIVRMKMLSLIANKEKMKLQEMANQLNITVATVSRHLNLLKQVNLIMEQKENGYHVYEINEDEIQKYCSMLKETLCVKKERER comes from the coding sequence ATGGCTGTATACACAATGGAAGAAGTAAATCAACATTGTAAAGTAGAATTATCGACCTCTTCTTTATTTGAAATGATGGCATGTTTAAGAAAGTGTTACGTTTCATCGGGAAAAATGGGGGATGAGACTCATTTCCCAGTTGCGCGTTTTGAGAAGTTCTTTCAACAACATGAATCATTGTTGAAGAAGTTTTATGGTCGATATGAATATGGGGCGCAGCTGGCGGAATTTTTAGTTGATTTGCCTGCTCCACATACTTTTTCAAAACTCATGGAATATATCGGTCGTGTGTCCCCGTATGAATTTTTGTATTATTTATTCGGTCGTTACTTGTCTGAAAAGGAGATCGAGATTTGTTTAACGCAAACCGATTCTCCCCTTGATGAAGTTCGCTCGAAAATCACATCTTTGGGCGGATTTGTGGATGACGAACAGTTGGAATTCGCACAGAACTATGGGCAGTATTTACAGGAGCTAACCTATCTTTGGGAACAATTTTATCGGCAATGTTACATCCATGTTGAACCCGTTTTGTCTCCTCTTTGGAGTCAGGCGAATGAGCGGTTGAATGCAGAACTCAATGAGTTGGGAATTGAGAAAATCGTTCGAAGACTATTGTACGATTATCCAATTCCAGAACAGTTTCCGACGAAAGAGACGAAGTTAATCAAATTGTATCCCTCGTATTTTGTGTCGCCGAAGTTTATTTTAGTTTGGGGACTTGGAGAACTTCATATTATTTATGATATGAGACATTGTATGAATGAAAAGAAGCTCTCCTTAAGTGGGTACCAGATAGGAATGAAATATGATGAAGGTCGGCTTCAGTATATTGCTGATATCTCCAAATCATTGTCCGAAATCGTTCGTATGAAGATGCTGTCACTTATTGCAAATAAAGAAAAAATGAAGTTGCAAGAGATGGCAAATCAATTAAATATTACGGTCGCTACCGTTTCAAGACATTTAAATCTTTTGAAACAAGTGAATCTCATTATGGAACAAAAAGAAAATGGCTATCATGTTTACGAGATTAATGAAGATGAGATACAAAAATATTGTTCTATGCTAAAAGAAACGCTATGTGTAAAAAAAGAAAGGGAAAGGTAA
- a CDS encoding YpuI family protein, translated as MGNTVVFNQTKQVEQLLSGIVEQITRYLNETTIEQMQAECAGDRHYYEGVLADLRRLAVYGEEGIDACRIVLQEEPFRKAAAEQALYKIYHSCVAEFFTPKRDLWYEDSRSAYTGRHSIKLRQTAPRSLQQLLHSIEADFQTMREELEFYETDYRTKMIQSQ; from the coding sequence ATGGGGAATACTGTTGTTTTTAACCAAACGAAGCAAGTTGAGCAGTTGCTAAGCGGCATTGTAGAACAAATTACTCGTTATTTAAACGAAACGACGATTGAACAAATGCAGGCGGAATGTGCGGGCGACCGCCATTATTATGAAGGGGTGCTTGCGGACTTACGCCGTTTAGCTGTATATGGTGAAGAGGGAATTGACGCATGTCGCATCGTCCTTCAAGAAGAACCGTTTCGAAAAGCTGCCGCGGAACAAGCGTTATACAAAATTTATCATTCATGTGTGGCGGAGTTTTTTACACCAAAGCGCGATTTATGGTATGAAGATAGCCGTTCGGCGTACACGGGAAGACATTCGATTAAATTACGGCAAACTGCGCCTCGCTCGTTACAACAATTACTTCATTCCATCGAAGCCGATTTTCAAACGATGCGTGAAGAGCTCGAGTTTTACGAAACAGATTATCGAACAAAAATGATTCAATCGCAATAA
- a CDS encoding D-alanyl-D-alanine carboxypeptidase family protein encodes MRRQWFIWMIVLCFFCSLFPNETKAMSVSARSAILMEQTTGRVLFEKDAHTKRRIASITKIMTAILAIESGKWEELVTVSERAVRTEGSSIYLKPGEKIALKHLVYGLMLRSGNDAAVAIAEHVGGSVEGFVFLMNEKAAEIGMTNTQFANPHGLDDAENHYSTAYDMALLMRYAMQNEQFREVSGTKLYRAPNPTEDWDRVWRNKNKLLTHLYEYCTGGKTGYTKRAKRTLVTTASKDGLELIAVTINAGDDWNDHIAMYEHGFANYELVTIKATTIVQDIKDPFYGDHLFVARDFIYPVTKKEESLIRLERKLLRPQERWKETGVPSVVGRAELYIGNEKVDDTPIFYKQEKKKRSFFDWLLGVGRDG; translated from the coding sequence ATGCGACGACAATGGTTCATATGGATGATCGTGCTTTGTTTTTTTTGTTCGCTTTTTCCGAATGAAACGAAGGCGATGTCGGTTAGTGCCAGAAGTGCGATTTTAATGGAACAAACGACAGGACGGGTGCTGTTTGAAAAAGATGCTCATACGAAGCGGCGCATTGCGAGCATTACAAAAATTATGACCGCCATTTTAGCAATCGAATCGGGAAAATGGGAAGAGCTTGTGACGGTGAGCGAGCGAGCGGTTCGCACAGAAGGATCTTCGATTTACTTGAAGCCAGGAGAAAAAATTGCATTAAAGCATTTAGTGTATGGGCTTATGCTTCGTTCTGGAAACGATGCGGCGGTGGCGATCGCTGAGCACGTGGGTGGCAGCGTTGAAGGGTTTGTCTTTTTAATGAACGAAAAAGCAGCGGAAATCGGGATGACAAATACACAATTTGCGAATCCGCACGGGTTAGATGATGCCGAAAACCATTATTCCACTGCGTATGATATGGCGCTACTTATGCGATATGCAATGCAAAATGAACAATTTCGCGAAGTGTCAGGAACGAAATTGTATCGTGCCCCAAATCCGACGGAAGATTGGGATCGGGTTTGGCGTAACAAAAATAAGCTATTGACGCATTTATATGAATATTGCACAGGTGGAAAAACAGGCTATACGAAGCGGGCGAAGCGCACATTAGTGACAACTGCTTCAAAAGATGGTCTTGAACTGATTGCAGTCACCATTAACGCAGGGGACGATTGGAACGATCATATTGCTATGTATGAGCACGGATTTGCGAATTATGAACTTGTGACGATTAAAGCAACTACGATCGTTCAAGATATAAAAGATCCTTTCTATGGTGATCATCTATTCGTTGCACGCGATTTTATATATCCGGTCACAAAAAAAGAAGAGTCGTTAATTCGTTTAGAGCGAAAATTGCTTCGTCCACAAGAGCGATGGAAAGAAACAGGCGTGCCGTCTGTCGTTGGAAGGGCTGAGCTATACATCGGAAACGAAAAAGTTGACGACACCCCTATTTTTTATAAGCAGGAAAAGAAAAAGCGTTCTTTTTTTGATTGGCTGTTAGGGGTGGGTAGAGATGGTTAA
- a CDS encoding nucleoside recognition domain-containing protein, which translates to MVNLIWVALLIIGLVFATINGTMKDVNEAMFQGAKEAVTISIGLISVLVFWLGLMKIAEQSGLLSFFARLFRPIAKKIFPEVPPDHPALGYILSNMIANMFGLGNAATPLGIKAMEQLKQLNGQTDEPSRSMVTFVALNTASVTLIPATVISIRMTYQSASPGEIIGTTFVASLISTISAIMIDRAFYIRRRKKGGL; encoded by the coding sequence ATGGTTAATCTCATTTGGGTTGCGCTTTTAATCATTGGGCTCGTATTTGCTACGATAAACGGAACGATGAAAGACGTCAATGAGGCGATGTTTCAAGGGGCGAAAGAGGCGGTGACAATTAGCATTGGGCTTATTAGCGTGCTCGTTTTTTGGCTCGGTTTAATGAAAATTGCCGAACAGTCTGGGCTACTTTCTTTTTTTGCCCGTTTGTTTCGACCAATTGCGAAAAAAATTTTTCCGGAAGTGCCGCCTGACCACCCTGCGCTCGGGTATATATTATCGAACATGATTGCAAATATGTTTGGGCTCGGCAATGCTGCGACTCCCCTTGGCATTAAAGCGATGGAGCAATTGAAGCAATTAAACGGTCAAACAGACGAACCGAGCCGTTCGATGGTTACGTTTGTCGCTTTAAATACCGCAAGCGTTACGCTTATTCCCGCGACGGTCATATCGATTCGCATGACATATCAATCAGCTTCACCTGGAGAAATTATTGGCACGACATTTGTCGCTTCCCTTATTTCGACAATATCAGCGATTATGATTGACCGCGCGTTTTACATACGGAGGCGGAAAAAAGGAGGACTGTGA